The following are encoded in a window of Sminthopsis crassicaudata isolate SCR6 chromosome 3, ASM4859323v1, whole genome shotgun sequence genomic DNA:
- the GNL3L gene encoding guanine nucleotide-binding protein-like 3-like protein: protein MTKRRGRPAPRGSGGKPPKGLSQDGTSAQPRREAELRKQRQEELREKQRAAREQEKVRRRSLESLQREALRRQREHEQREHDLRALEQQQYLQLEREASRKAYYREFKKVVDAADVVLEVLDARDPQSCRCPQVEQAVLQARGSKKLVLVLNKIDLVPRQLVEKWLAYLRNEFPTVAFKACTQQQQRHLQQSRVPARQASAGLLSSGACVGADCLLKVLGNYCRSQDLRTAIRVGVVGFPNVGKSSLINSLKRARACSVGATPGVTRCLQEVHLDKYVTLLDCPGLVLSAPSSDSALVLRNCIKVEQLADPVTPVEAILRRCSHDRLSRHYGVADFTTPTEFLALLAQRLGRLKKGGTPDRESAARAVLTDWMNGRISYYTHPPETHQLPAHISAEIVTEMGKAFDFEALEQGNMEALASMPSPASALGQQPLDPPREREEEMLQEEEEQFWDAREEPEAGMDEDKDPEFGAITVEPKGGKGKKPAETGQKPPPAPRLEEIWALDPLQQGQGLAAACKKRKKMQKRANKLATKLSDSFVAALDLSMTEA from the coding sequence ATGACTAAGCGCCGCGGCCGGCCGGCGCCCCGCGGCTCCGGCGGAAAACCTCCGAAGGGCCTCTCCCAGGATGGCACGAGCGCGCAGCCCCGCCGGGAGGCCGAGCTGAGGAAGCAGCGGCAGGAGGAGCTGCGTGAGAAGCAGCGCGCGGCCCGTGAGCAAGAGAAAGTCCGGCGGCGCAGCCTGGAGAGCCTGCAGCGCGAGGCACTGCGGCGGCAGCGCGAGCACGAGCAGCGCGAGCACGACCTCCGCGCCTTAGAGCAGCAGCAGTATCTGCAGCTGGAGCGCGAGGCCTCCCGCAAGGCCTATTATCGTGAGTTTAAGAAGGTGGTGGACGCGGCCGACGTGGTGCTGGAGGTGCTGGACGCCCGCGACCCCCAGAGCTGTCGCTGCCCGCAAGTGGAGCAGGCCGTCCTGCAGGCGCGTGGCAGCAAGAAGCTGGTGCTCGTGCTCAACAAGATCGACCTGGTGCCCCGGCAGCTGGTGGAGAAGTGGCTGGCCTACCTGCGCAATGAGTTCCCCACGGTGGCCTTCAAGGCGTGCACGCAGCAACAGCAGCGCCACCTGCAACAGAGCCGCGTCCCCGCCCGGCAGGCCTCGGCAGGGCTGCTGAGCAGCGGCGCCTGTGTGGGCGCCGACTGCCTCCTCAAGGTCCTGGGCAATTACTGCCGCAGCCAGGACCTGCGCACGGCCATCCGCGTTGGCGTCGTGGGCTTCCCCAATGTGGGCAAGAGCAGCCTCATCAACAGCCTCAAGAGGGCGCGTGCGTGCAGCGTGGGTGCCACCCCAGGCGTCACCCGGTGCCTGCAGGAGGTCCACTTGGACAAGTACGTCACGCTGCTGGACTGCCCCGGGCTCGTGCTGTCCGCCCCCAGCTCGGACAGCGCGCTCGTGCTGCGCAATTGCATCAAAGTAGAGCAGCTGGCGGACCCGGTGACGCCCGTGGAGGCCATCCTGCGGCGCTGCAGCCACGATCGCCTCTCCCGCCACTACGGCGTGGCCGACTTCACGACCCCCACCGAGTTCCTGGCGCTCCTGGCGCAGAGGCTGGGCCGGCTGAAGAAGGGAGGCACCCCTGACCGGGAGAGCGCGGCCCGGGCCGTGCTGACGGACTGGATGAACGGCAGGATCAGCTACTACACGCACCCGCCCGAGACGCACCAGCTGCCGGCGCACATCAGCGCCGAGATCGTGACCGAGATGGGCAAAGCCTTCGACTTCGAGGCCCTGGAGCAGGGCAACATGGAAGCCTTGGCCAGCATGCCCTCGCCAGCCAGCGCCCTTGGCCAGCAGCCTCTGGACCCGCccagggaaagggaggaagagatgctgcaggaggaggaggagcagttCTGGGACGCCAGGGAAGAGCCGGAAGCTGGCATGGACGAAGACAAGGATCCCGAGTTTGGGGCCATCACTGTGGAGCCCAAGGGCGGCAAGGGCAAGAAGCCTGCCGAGACTGGGCAGAAACCGCCCCCCGCCCCCCGGCTGGAGGAAATCTGGGCCCTGGATCCTCTCCAGCAGGGCCAGGGCCTGGCCGCGGCCtgcaagaagaggaagaagatgcaGAAGAGGGCGAATAAGCTGGCCACCAAGCTGTCTGACAGCTTCGTGGCGGCCCTGGACCTAAGCATGACAGAGGCCTGA